The following proteins are co-located in the Indicator indicator isolate 239-I01 chromosome 33, UM_Iind_1.1, whole genome shotgun sequence genome:
- the TRAPPC3 gene encoding trafficking protein particle complex subunit 3 isoform X3, with protein MSRQAGRGTESKKMNSELFTLTYGALVTQLCKDYENDEDVNKQLDKILFCDVVFGGYNIGVRLIEDFLARSNVGRCHDFRETADVIAKIAFKMYLGITPSITNWSPGGDEFSLILENNPLVDFVELPDNHSSLIYSNLLCGVLRGALEMVQMAVDVKFVQDTLKGDSVTEIRMKFIRRIEDNLPAGEE; from the exons AACTCAGAGCTCTTCACGCTGACCTATGGTGCTCTGGtcacccagctctgcaaggaCTACGAGAATGATGAGGATGTCAACAAGCAGCTCGACAAAAT ACTGTTCTGtgatgtggtgtttgg GGGTTACAACATCGGGGTTCGGCTGATAGAGGACTTCCTGGCCCGGTCCAACGTTGGGAGGTGCCACGATTTCCGTGAGACCGCCGATGTCATCGCAAAG ATAGCATTTAAAATGTACCTGGGCATCACTCCAAGCATCACCAACTGGAGTCCTGGAGGCGATGAGTTCTCCCTGATCCTGGAAAATAACCCCTTGGTGGACTTTGTGGAGCTCCCTGACAACCACTCTTCTCTCATCTATTCCAACTTGTTGTGTGGAGTGCTGCGAGGTGCCCTGGAAATG GTGCAGATGGCTGTGGATGTGAAGTTTGTCCAGGACACACTGAAGGGCGACAGCGTCACCGAGATCCGGATGAAGTTCATCAGAAGGATCGAAGACAATCTCCCAGCTGGTGAAGAGTGA
- the TRAPPC3 gene encoding trafficking protein particle complex subunit 3 isoform X2, translated as MSRQAGRGTESKKMNSELFTLTYGALVTQLCKDYENDEDVNKQLDKMGYNIGVRLIEDFLARSNVGRCHDFRETADVIAKIAFKMYLGITPSITNWSPGGDEFSLILENNPLVDFVELPDNHSSLIYSNLLCGVLRGALEMVQMAVDVKFVQDTLKGDSVTEIRMKFIRRIEDNLPAGEE; from the exons AACTCAGAGCTCTTCACGCTGACCTATGGTGCTCTGGtcacccagctctgcaaggaCTACGAGAATGATGAGGATGTCAACAAGCAGCTCGACAAAAT GGGTTACAACATCGGGGTTCGGCTGATAGAGGACTTCCTGGCCCGGTCCAACGTTGGGAGGTGCCACGATTTCCGTGAGACCGCCGATGTCATCGCAAAG ATAGCATTTAAAATGTACCTGGGCATCACTCCAAGCATCACCAACTGGAGTCCTGGAGGCGATGAGTTCTCCCTGATCCTGGAAAATAACCCCTTGGTGGACTTTGTGGAGCTCCCTGACAACCACTCTTCTCTCATCTATTCCAACTTGTTGTGTGGAGTGCTGCGAGGTGCCCTGGAAATG GTGCAGATGGCTGTGGATGTGAAGTTTGTCCAGGACACACTGAAGGGCGACAGCGTCACCGAGATCCGGATGAAGTTCATCAGAAGGATCGAAGACAATCTCCCAGCTGGTGAAGAGTGA